The following proteins are encoded in a genomic region of Triticum dicoccoides isolate Atlit2015 ecotype Zavitan chromosome 1B, WEW_v2.0, whole genome shotgun sequence:
- the LOC119344410 gene encoding PHD finger protein ALFIN-LIKE 5, with protein sequence MDAGAGAGAGAPYASRTAEEVFRDFRGRRAGMIKALTQEVDKFYQLCDPEKENLCLYGYPNETWEVTLPAEEVPPEIPEPALGINFARDGMNEKDWLALVAVHSDSWLLAVSFYFAARFGFDKEARRRLFNMINNLPTIFEVVTGAAKKQIKEKAPNSTHKSSNKPSMKTYSKPESQSKAPKIAAPPKDEDESGEDYGEEEEEERDNTLCGTCGTNDGKDEFWICCDNCERWYHGKCVKITPARAEHIKHYKCPDCSNKRARA encoded by the exons ATggacgccggcgccggcgccggcgctggcgCGCCCTACGCCTCCCGCACGGCGGAGGAGGTCTTCCGCGACTTCCGCGGCCGCCGCGCCGGCATGATCAAGGCCCTCACCCAAG AAGTGGACAAGTTCTACCAGCTCTGCGACCCCG AAAAGGAGAACTTGTGCCTTTATGGGTACCCTAATGAAACATGGGAAGTGACGTTGCCTGCTGAGGAAGTTCCCCCAGAGATTCCTGAACCAGCACTTGGAATCAACTTTGCTAGGGATGGCATGAACGAGAAGGATTGGTTGGCACTAGTTGCTGTTCACAGTGATTCCTGGTTGTTGGCTGTTTCATTCTACTTCGCGGCACGGTTTGGATTTGACAAAGAGGCAAG GAGGCGACTCTTCAACATGATAAATAACCTGCCTACAATATTTGAAGTCGTGACTGGGGCTgcaaagaagcagatcaaggagaagGCCCCCAACAGTACGCACAAGAGCAGTAATAAGCCAAGCATGAAAACT TATTCAAAGCCTGAGTCCCAGTCAAAGGCCCCAAAGATAGCAGCGCCCCCAAAGGATGAAGATGAGAGCGGCGAGGACtatggagaagaagaggaggaagagcgcGACAACACCTTGTGTGGTACCTGTGGAACAAACGACGGCAAGGACGAGTTCTGGATCTGCTGCGACAACTGCGAGCGGTGGTATCATGGGAAATGCGTCAAGATCACGCCTGCTCGAGCCGAGCATATCAAGCACTACAAGTGCCCAGACTGCAGCAACAAGAGGGCGAGGGCGTAA